The following DNA comes from Thermoanaerobaculales bacterium.
GATCACCGCGTACGGGCGCCGCCGCACCGCCTCGGTGAGCTGGCCGCCCTCGTCGTGGCCGATGTAGCCCGGTGGGGCGCCGATCATGCGGGCCACCGAGTGCTTCTCCATGTACTCCGACATGTCGATGCGGACCATCGCCCGCTCGTCGTCGAACAGGAACTCGGCGAGCGCCCGGGCGAGCTCGGTCTTGCCGACCCCGGTCGGCCCGAGGAACAGGAACGAGCCGATCGGCCGGTTGGGGTCCTTGAGGCCGGCGCGGGCGCGGCGCACCGCCGACGACAGCGCCTCGATCGCATCGTCCTGGCCCACAACCCGCTGCCGGATCCGGGACTCCATGGTCAGCAGCTTGGACTTCTCGCCCTCGAGCAGGCGGGTGACCGGGATCCCGGTCCAGCGCGACACCGAGCGCGCGATGTCCTCCTCGCCGACCTCCTCGGACAGGATGGTGCCGTGCTCCTGCTGGTGCTGCCTGAGCGCCTCGGAGGCCTCGTCGAGTGAGCGTTGGAGCGCCGGCAGCTCGCCGTAGCGCAGCTGGGCCGCCCGCTCGAGGTCGCCGTCGCGCTGCGCGCGCTCGGCCGCCTCGCGGGTGTCCTCGAGCCGCTGCTTGAGCTCCTGGAGCCGCGAGATCAGCTCCTTCTCGCGCTGCCAGTGGGCGCGCATGCCGTCGATCCGCTCGCCGAGCCCGGCGAGCTCGGCCTCGATCGCGGCCAGCCGCTCCTTCGAGGCCTGGTCCTTCTCCTTGGCGAGCGCCCGCCGCTCGATCTCGAGCTGCAGGCGCCGGCGCTCGAGCTCGTCGATCTCGGTCGGCAGGGAGTCGATCTCGATGCGCAGCCGCGACGCCGCCTCGTCCATCAGGTCGATGGCCTTGTCGGGCAGGAAGCGGTCCGTGATGTAGCGCTGCGACAGGGTGGCGGCGGCGACCAGCGCAGCGTCGGTGATCCGCACCCCGTGGTGGACCTCGTACTTCTCCTTGAGGCCGCGCAGGATGGCGATCGTCTCCTCGACCGACGGCTCGCCGACTGTCACCGGCTGGAAGCGGCGCTCGAGCGCGGCGTCCTTCTCGACGTGCTTGCGGTACTCGGTGAGCGTGGTCGCCCCGATGCAGCGCAGCTCACCGCGTGCCAGGGCCGGCTTGAGCAGGTTGGCGGCGTCGATCGCGCCCTCGGCGGCGCCGGCGCCGACCAGGGTGTGGAGCTCGTCGATGAACAGGATGATCTCGCCGTCGGAGTCGACGACCTCCTTGACCACCGCCTTCAAGCGGTCCTCGAACTCGCCGCGGTACTTGGTGCCGGCGATCAGCGCCCCCATGTCGAGGGCGACGATCCGCCGGTTCTTGAGGATCTCCGGCACGTCGCCGTCGGCGATCCGCTGGGCGAGGCCCTCGGCAATCGCGGTCTTGCCGACGCCGGGCTCGCCGATCAGCACCGGGTTGTTCTTGGTGCGCCGCGTCAGCACCTGCATCACGCGCCGGATCTCGTCGTCGCGGCCGATCACCGGGTCGAGCTTGCCCGCGCCCGCGAGCTCGGTGAGGTCGCGGCCGTAGCTCTTGAGCGCCTCGAACTTCGCCTCGGGGTTGTCATCGGTGACGCGGTGGGAGCCGCGCAGGTCCTGGATCGCGGACAGCA
Coding sequences within:
- the clpB gene encoding ATP-dependent chaperone ClpB; translated protein: MKQKNQYTVRATEAIQQAFTAAQARGNPEATPSHLLLALLQQADGLAPKLLAKVGVSAARLESETRDALDRLPAAEGGAEPQPSRSLREVLEQAARLAPQFQDEYVSIEHLLLALAGVSGTPAQEVLARHGVTKEQLLSAIQDLRGSHRVTDDNPEAKFEALKSYGRDLTELAGAGKLDPVIGRDDEIRRVMQVLTRRTKNNPVLIGEPGVGKTAIAEGLAQRIADGDVPEILKNRRIVALDMGALIAGTKYRGEFEDRLKAVVKEVVDSDGEIILFIDELHTLVGAGAAEGAIDAANLLKPALARGELRCIGATTLTEYRKHVEKDAALERRFQPVTVGEPSVEETIAILRGLKEKYEVHHGVRITDAALVAAATLSQRYITDRFLPDKAIDLMDEAASRLRIEIDSLPTEIDELERRRLQLEIERRALAKEKDQASKERLAAIEAELAGLGERIDGMRAHWQREKELISRLQELKQRLEDTREAAERAQRDGDLERAAQLRYGELPALQRSLDEASEALRQHQQEHGTILSEEVGEEDIARSVSRWTGIPVTRLLEGEKSKLLTMESRIRQRVVGQDDAIEALSSAVRRARAGLKDPNRPIGSFLFLGPTGVGKTELARALAEFLFDDERAMVRIDMSEYMEKHSVARMIGAPPGYIGHDEGGQLTEAVRRRPYAVILLDEIEKAHPDVFNVLLQVLDEGRLTDGKGRTVDFRNSVVIMTSNIASSIIQDLPESERERMVALVQEELKRNFRPEFLNRVDEVLIFHRLDETHMAAIVRIQLERLNQLLAVQRLRVEATDAAVAKLAHEGFDPDFGARPLKRVIQRRLSDPLANLVLEGKLGEGDSVVVDVAGGELTLRPKRG